ATTATCGCTAACACCCAAGTCACCGCGGAATACGGTGACAGCCACCTTCACCTAGACCCCGAAGCCTTCATTTTGCAAGCAGTCAAAAAACTCGGGTTAAACGACGCCTTCATGGGGATGATAACTTTTGCCATGGTCAAAGACTTCGTGGTTGCCTCCAAAACCAGCGGAGACTTAGGCGTAAGCGTCATAGCAACCGCAGGATGCACACACGCAGAATCCTCAGGCGAAACAATCACGTTCCAAGAAACCACAGGAACCATTAACATCATGGTCATCATCGACGGCAACCCCGTAGACAGCGGCTTAGTTGGAACCATCATAACCGCTACTGAAGCTAAAACCGCCGCCCTGCAAGAGCTGGATTTGCGCAGCCGATACTCAGGGCAAACCGCGACAGGAACCGTAACCGACGCCATGGTCGTCGCCAAAACAGGACGCGGCGAGCGGCTTGATTACGGAGGTCCAGCCTCAGACCTAGGACAACTCGTTGGCTGCTGCACACGAAAAGCCGTCAAAGAAGCCGTTAGAAAAGCCCAAATCGGCGGCTACCCCCTTAACAGAACCCTGCTGCAGCGACTAGATGAGCGGCATTTGTCTGTTGAAAAAATGGCACAGGAACTCTCCAAAATCAAACGTTTAGGTCTAACCCAAAACGCCCTACGCAACCTCCTAACACAGTCGCTAGAAAATAATCCCTTGTTTGCTTCTGCTGTTTTGGCTGCAGCGAAGCTTGATGAGGACTTCCAGAACGGCTTAGTTACGCCTGAACTTGGCGACGCCTCGGGTTTGGGCAAGGCTTTTGGTGGGCTTTTAGAAAAACCTGGCGGCGACGCAGACTCTACACCGTTGGTTTTGACTGCGGCAGAAGCTGAAATGATGGATTTGTCTCCTTTCCTAAAGCAAGCCTTGTTTGGGCTGGTGCAATCTGCTCTCTCTGATAAGGGAAACTGGAAAGCTTAAATAACCTGCAAAATTAAATGCGTTAGCAATAAACAGGATAAAATGGTGAAAACTGTGAAAACTGGAGTTTTCCTATATCAGCCCGAACCCGTTGAAGGCGTTGACATAAACTTTTACAGACTCAAATCTGAATCTGGCA
This DNA window, taken from Candidatus Bathyarchaeota archaeon, encodes the following:
- a CDS encoding adenosylcobinamide amidohydrolase; protein product: MNEIALVGNGIKLVVDENIIAVVSKNPLTATGSAIHNGGGLKQTRIIANTQVTAEYGDSHLHLDPEAFILQAVKKLGLNDAFMGMITFAMVKDFVVASKTSGDLGVSVIATAGCTHAESSGETITFQETTGTINIMVIIDGNPVDSGLVGTIITATEAKTAALQELDLRSRYSGQTATGTVTDAMVVAKTGRGERLDYGGPASDLGQLVGCCTRKAVKEAVRKAQIGGYPLNRTLLQRLDERHLSVEKMAQELSKIKRLGLTQNALRNLLTQSLENNPLFASAVLAAAKLDEDFQNGLVTPELGDASGLGKAFGGLLEKPGGDADSTPLVLTAAEAEMMDLSPFLKQALFGLVQSALSDKGNWKA